The region CATTATCTCTGTCAACTATTTCAACTACAACCGTGGCTCCTCGGCAGAGTTTCTTCTGGTCATTGCTCGTTTTGCCAATATTATCTTCATTGCCATGTCACCTGCTGTTCTGGCCATTGGCCACCGACGGCTGCGTTCTTTCATCAAGTCTACGCTCGCTCACTGACAGAGCCTCTGGTACACACTACTCTCTGCAACTATTAGTTGCATCAACTTCCCTCAAAAAACACTTAAAGGAGGTTCATGGTTATACGTATGAATATatgatgtttctctctgttggaCTGGAGGACTCAACGGAAAGACAAAGTGTTAAAAAGTTATTAATGTTACCAGGATTTGTGCTACGTGACCCAATGAATTCCATTGTTAGTGTAGACAGGGCTGATAGATGGTGTGATGTCTTTATTGTACAGtctaaacaaataaataaaataaataagtcaaaatAAGTTTaccaaaactattaaaacctAATAGCAAATTTTTGAGGACCTCTTGCTGAGTTGCTTCTCCCAAGTTTTCTCTCGTTTACCCTACGTGCTACATTTCAGCAGATGACTTTTTCTTTGGTGTACTGGAGATTTGACTGGGTTTGAGCTGTTGGAAAGTTGTCTCAAAGTAAGCTAAAATAATACTTGACAACAGTTCtgtgcagaggaaacacagtggGCACCTCTGGATTCAAATGGATGATGCATCCGTGCTTATATGCGtacattttagtattttttcAGTCCTTTAGTATCAAGGCAGTCACACTTTGCTTCCatcatttgtttgctttgacTTTCTCCTCTACTTGGATGaccttcctctctttttgaacaataaaaatagtttgttttcccttctttcctttAGTCTTTGGGGACATCCTTGCCTCCTCCGTgtcttcactgtgacatttaagAACTTTAGACCACCCCAGCATCATACTCATGATTCTCCTTCTCAGCTTGCCATGTCCCAGGGCCACCACCATGGGACTGAATCCTACAAACAGCGAAGCGGAGAAGTGGGCCACCGTCAGCAGTCCTTCAGCGTGGTGCCCCCCATCATGGTTGTAGTATGTCACCGCAGCAACCTGTAGCGCCCAACAGACCACGAAGAGCGACACCAGCGACATGATTACATGAGCTGCTTTGCGTTCAGTGGACACGTGTTTGTCCAGCTCCCCGTTGGTTCCTCCTGACTCCCCACCTGAGGTAACAGCTCGGATGTGTTTTGCCAGAGCGTGAAGTGTGGCCAGGTTGGTGCAAACCATCAGCACCAGTGGCAAAACCTCATTAAGTGCCAGCGAGGTGGAGGCGAAGGCTGAGCCCTGCTGGATGGAGGGGAACTCCCAGACACAGCCCAGCAGAGGCCTGGTGGTGCAGCTGATCACCATCAGCTCCACAGTGGCGTTGCCGTGAACATGAGTGCTATATACCAGAGCTGGAAGTGAGAAGGCCAGGTTTGCCCCCCACACCAGCCCCAGAACGATCCAAACCcgccgtctctccctctgctgagCGAGAGGTCCAAAGGCGACATGCTGTCGCCTCAGGGTGGTGCAGTGGAAGACGCTAAGTGCCAGAGTCACCCAACAGCCCACAGCTCGCCACCACACCCACAGCAGCATGAAGACTCTGCACCAGCCTGGAGACAGAGTCACATCCAAGCCCAGGTCTGACACAAATATGGGCACTGTGCGGAAAAGCGAGGTCAGCAGGTTGGCCAGTGACAGGTGCACCAAGATGGTGTCAGAGGGAGGGAGCCTCCGAGACGGACTCTCGACGGCTGACTGAAACACCTGAGAGTGTAAGCGAGACAGACTGAGAACAATCCTGCCCAAAACATTCAGCTCaactaacaaataaaatattctatattttctcaCCACATGGATGACCGAGATGTTTCCCAGGATGCCAGAAAAGACCAAGAGCCCAAACAAAATGGCGTCTACAGTGAGGACCTCTGACATGGCATCATCCACTGCATGGCAACATAGTTTGCTTCTTCTTTGAgacaagcatgtgtgtgagagtgaaacaTCAAGGCTTCACATGCACCACTGCCGCTGCTGATGGTCCTCAtggtgttttatatatatacacacacacagactaacacGTTTGTCCCACAGAGGATTTTGTCTTTGCTGACCAGGCTCAAGCTCAATTTAATCCAACATGTTGATGCCTTGAGTTTACATGCAAAGCAGGCATTTTCCACGTCTTCTTTCCACGTCACCGACCAACTGCAAATGCAGCGCTGTCTCTTGACCTGAACGATCACATCAACAGGTTCAGGTCGCTGTGATTTGTTGTGTTCATAACAGCCGGTCCTCATTAAACAGTTCATACTAATCATCACTTAACTCTGTTAAGGCGATCTGCTCCTTTATTTTTCAGTAGTTATTTTTGACGTCCAATAGCTAAATAACAATAGCTATCAGACGATCAGATATATCATTAACTGCAGATCACACAGATTTAACTAATTATCCTTTGTGACCTCTGAGAGACAGGTGGAGTTAAGTCAGTCCCACTGATGCAGCATTTTTTCTCTTATTAGTCAGCTTTTCATACTCTCCCTTGGTATCAATTGTTTACTGGGTTGTCAAGTTTCTCCCTTGGGACGAGGCAACACTGATGCATCTTGAtcatccttttttccccttgtgCTTGAGAATTTATTACCATGAGATTTTTCTTCATCACGtaacaaacaaatcacacaaaccATCTCCACAAActaaaaatgtgaacaaaataaaCCTTACAATAACTGTAGGTATTGATTGCCTTCATCATATTCATGTATTGATTTAATTGGATCCCCACACCAAACAACACTTTTACTCAGATAAGTTCAACCCAGGAAAAATGAGCATCAGCATCTTTCTGTTGAATAAAGGCTctatttctttgtcttgtccATTTCTCCCATTTGCAAAAAACATAATATACAGTTCATACATTAGATATGTAATTAGATATGTAAACTCTGACAATctgtaaatacatgttttatataaGCGTCAAACACTCTGTGTGGTGCATCTCTTCCTGCAGGCATCAGACGCAACCACCAACGCCAGATTATACAGAAAGAGACCAGAGGTGGATTCTTTGGTTCACTCAGAGTAGCTTTACCAACTTTACCAAATcaatttgaattgttttctgaatttaaactgtatttaaaagcACCATGACCATGACAAAGTATAAGTATAGTAAAATCTGAAGTAGCACCAAGATTAAACGTTTAAGTACATTTCAAAATCAGAAAAAGTATAGggacaatatttttttttatggccaGTTTTTCTAT is a window of Enoplosus armatus isolate fEnoArm2 chromosome 3, fEnoArm2.hap1, whole genome shotgun sequence DNA encoding:
- the ora4 gene encoding olfactory receptor class A-like protein 4: MSEVLTVDAILFGLLVFSGILGNISVIHVVFQSAVESPSRRLPPSDTILVHLSLANLLTSLFRTVPIFVSDLGLDVTLSPGWCRVFMLLWVWWRAVGCWVTLALSVFHCTTLRRQHVAFGPLAQQRERRRVWIVLGLVWGANLAFSLPALVYSTHVHGNATVELMVISCTTRPLLGCVWEFPSIQQGSAFASTSLALNEVLPLVLMVCTNLATLHALAKHIRAVTSGGESGGTNGELDKHVSTERKAAHVIMSLVSLFVVCWALQVAAVTYYNHDGGHHAEGLLTVAHFSASLFVGFSPMVVALGHGKLRRRIMSMMLGWSKVLKCHSEDTEEARMSPKTKGKKGKQTIFIVQKERKVIQVEEKVKANK